TTATCATGAACTGATTCACAATATATGGAGCGAAAGGAGACGCACCTTTTATGTTACTTGTGTGGATTTGCTTTACTCATAAAAAACTATAttcattaatgttattaaatacattataaagttatattaaaaaataattaattcattttaaagttcTCTAAAAAATGTCCAAAAGGATTGTATTGagttaaacactttaaatgattaaaaacacaaacctttcttcagcaGAATCACAGATGCAGGAGCGCAGCGCAGACTTATGACATCACGTTgccacaccaaaataaaagtcctgtgtaacactctaaaaaaactaaaaccaaCTACAAAGCATTTGTGATATTCTCAAACAAGGATGAAATCAAGGATTCATGTTACAAAGAACTGTACAGAACTTTTGAGTATTTCAAACTCTTTAAGAATTTGTAGTTAAAAATTAGGTTTATGGTTGCATCTactatttaatgtattaactaaaactTATGATGAAGTATCTCAGTTTCCATCTCAAATAATTTCTTCTAAATGGAAATCTTTTAAATCTGGTTTACTTTTCATAATCTTTCAAAAAATCAGAGGCATGGAATTTGTGCTGCAATGTGACTAAACATCTCTTAAGCTCTCAGATTCAAAACAGGTACTTGTTTATTGGAAATTGATTtacaaacataattttattCCTCATAATAACCCTCTATGGAATAACAGATACATACTGAAAAGTAATAAATCCATCTTATATAAGGAACATTTGGTCTGTCTTTGATCTTATTGATTTCAGCAGTAATGCTCTTTAATATGAgaaattttgttaataataaaaagaaatacaagTAATTATTGAAAGCCTTAAGTGTTCAGTTTCTTTAATTGGCAAAAATATGAGAGCATATTCAGGTGTTACTCCTCATCTAGCCTTATTGAAGGCTTATTAAAGGTGTTCAGCTTCTAGATAAAAGATGCAATAACCAGTTTACTAGAAACACTGTAACTCTAGAGGTATATCCAGCACAGGAGTAcagaaatatatacatacatgttATGATATTAGTGAAGTAAATGTTGTTTTGAGATCAATATACCAGTTACACCTGTAGGAAACTGGTGAAGATCAGGAGACGCACAGAAAAAGATGATGACAGCCTCACTTACCATGATTTTACATTTGAGTTCACACACACCTCAagcattttaagattttaagtaACGTTTATCCTCTTGCTGACTTTTTTGAGCCTTTTACGGTGACCAGGAGAATATATGTTTTTTCAAGTAATTATACTAAAACGACAGATCATCTTTTCTTTTCCCATACAATCAAACAGTTTGTAAAGGAGGTTTTAGAGTGGATTAAATTTAGTCATGTGCCTTTGTTAGGAAATAAACGTATATTATTTGGAATGATTAAGGAGAATGCAAATAGTCATAGCAAACTATATTATTTTTTGCAGAATTCTtaatacataaagcaaaattAATCAAGACTCAACCtcttttcaaaaacaacatttcagaaatgtacaattctaggaactttgctgccgtaccatgggtgcagcaggcacaatgatattgcgcagcgtctctcacaaatgtctccaggctgcaaggcacgctccctgtgcaaacagggggtcacaggcgctgtgCAATATctttgcgcctgctgcacccatggtacggcagcaaagttccttgattattacgccggaatgagagtatagttcctagccatatcggcctagaaaatcacaacttttcattttccgtcggtcttagtacacgatttaactacagaagagtcaagttttaaatacgaaaaatattgaaactctttagtcatttttgagcgagatgctgacggtctaatcagattcaatgaactatgctaagctatgctaaaagtggtaccgccagacctggagatcggctgagtggatttgaaaacggttaaaactcaactgtttaactctaggggagatggaaaatgagcctattttcaaaaaaagtagaGTGTTCCTTCAAGATAAAGGATGTAACTAAAAGATAACAGTACAAATAAAAGAAGTGGTCATGAAGGTGGACAATCAGATGAAGCCCACATTCAGCTGTGGTGTGAAAGTAGCCTTGATTTCAAACAGATACACATTTTCTATTGCTGTACACAAAGAACATAAACTGGGTCTCACATTTACAAGACGTTTCATATATAGTTTTAAGAGTGCTGTTCTGATTAGACTGATCACAATTAAATTGTCTTTCTCCAGAGTGAAAGCACAGATGATTGCTGAAATTTTTCCTGAAGTTTCTTGTCACACTGAGGAAAATGGCAATTTCTTTCCAGAATGAGATTTCAAATGTTGTTTCAGGCTTATGTGATATGTGAAACACTCTTCACACTGAAGACActtgtaaggcttctctccagtgtgaactctcatgtgaataTTAAGGTTTCCTTTAATTGTGAAACTCTTTTCACAAAGAAGACActtgtaaggcttctctccagtgtgaactctcatgtgcaGCTTAAGGTTTCCTTTAACCGTGAAGCTccttccacactgagggcaggtgaaaggcttctctccagtgtgaattctcaagTGATATTCAAGGTTTGCTCTGTATGCAAAACCCTTTCCACAGTGATGACAcatgaaaggcttctctccaatGTGAATTTTTACATGTTTCTCAAGGTGATTCCTATCTgtgaaactcttttcacactgaagaCACTTGTAAGGCTGCTCGCCAgagtgaactctcatgtgaataTTAAGGTCTCCTTTAATCatgaagctctttccacactgagggcaggtgaaaggcttctctcctgtgtgaACTCTTATGTGAATCTTAAGGTTTGCTCTgtttgtgaaactctttccacagtgatgacacatgaaaggcttctctccaatATGAATTTTTACATGATTCTCAAGGTGATTCCtatctgagaaactcctttcgcACTGATGACATATAAAACATTTCTCTCCCGAGTGAATCTTCATGTGATGATTAAGGTATTCTTTAcatctgaaactctttccacactgatcacaaacaaacggcttctctccagtgtgaattgtcATGTGAGTCTTaaaattttctttttgtgtgaaGCTCTTATCACACAGtttgcaggtgtaaggcttctctccagtgtgaattgtcATGTGGGCATTAAGGTctcttttctgtttaaaattatttccacactgagagcatatGAATGGCCTCTCGCcggtgtgaactctcatgtgaactTTAAGACTTCCATTTAGTGAgaagctctttccacacagtttgcaggtgtgaggcttctctccagtgtgaagtcTCAAGTGGgctttaaggttttttttctgtgtaaaactctttccacactgaaggCATACGACCGACTTCTCTCCAGCATGGATTTTCAAGTGGTCTTCAAGGCCTTGTTTTTcattgaaactctttccacactgtttgcAGGTGAAAgggctctctccagtgtgaactctcaagTGGATTGTAAGGGattttttctgtgtaaaactctttccacaatgATTGCATACGAACGGCCTCTCTCTAGTGTGAACTATCATGTGAGTCTTAAGATTTCCTTTTAGTGAGAAACTCTTCCCACAGAGTttgcaggtgaaaggcttcaatccagtgtgaactctcatgtggactttaaggctgTCTTTTCGAccgaaactctttccacactgttggcaggtgaaaggcttctctccagtgtgaactctcatctGGAGGTTTCTAGTTTCTGTTTTATGAGTCTGTGAGTAACTAACAGATTTTTCTCCAGTCATGAAATCATGACATTTCTCATACTGATATTTCTCTTCCATTTCATTCAGTTCTTGACTCTCCTCTTTCAGTGCCATCAGGTCTAGggtgaaaagaaacaaaaacaagttaAGAAGTTTAATGGCACAAAATAACAGACATGAAAACATTTAGGCATGTAAAACATCAAATCCAACAACATGTAATCTAGGATCCTAAACCCACAGTAGAGCACTGCACTGCACACATTTGTGATGGGATCCTGCGGGTGTTCAGAAATATACCGCAGGTCCCAGGATTTAACAAGAAGAATGGAGTCAATAAATGTTCAGAAAAAATGTAAGTGGGTTTTTACTATACAAAAGTCTGGTGTTCAGACAAATTTCCTAGTTgttcctgaagaaaaaaaaaaaaaactgtaaataattgGCCTTTGTACGTTAAAACAAATGCACATTGATATACAATAGGCACACACAAATCTGGGACCTCTGGTTTGAGGCGACATCTCTGATCCATTCTCATTGCATTGCAAACGTTGCATCTGAGGACtaactaattttgttttatttgatgtttgatCCATCACAGGTTCCCTCTTACATACATTAATGCACTCTTCAAAAATGCCACTGGTAGTTTGCATGCTAAAATTTATtgattgaaatatttaaaacttagaGATTGTTCCacattaagcaagtcacagttctttctgaagatgaaaagcatgacaTGGTGCTATGTTATGCAAAAGGAATGAAACAACTAATATTTTGCTAAAACTGAACGGagattatcataagatttgtgagtgatttagagcacagggAACAAGCATTGCATCAGTTAGCTGATGCTACGGGGAAAACTCCTGTTTTCTCTGAATCCTGAAGGCTGATTGGTTCAGGTCTGTGCAAATGCACAGACAAATAGCATTTCAGCCTGCCAAAAGGGGTGGGTTGACTGCCTATATCAGTCATACTAGGACGCCGTCAGTTCAGAAACTTTCAAAACAAGAATGTATTAGACTGACAACACACATGCTTGAAGTGCAAGGATGTCCAGGTTGAAAAATCTGACCAGCCAGCCACCGCACAGATGTCTGCGATGGAGACTCCGCTGGACCAATCCCAAGAGAAGGCCATACCTCTAGTCAAGTAAGCTATAACTCCCAAGGGTCACAACAAGTCCACCAACTTGTAAGCCAGCATTATCGCATCCACAAACCATCTGGAAAGTCTTTGTTTCAAAACTGGCAGTTCCTTAGTGCGACCTCCAAAGCTGATAAAAAGCTGCTCTGATTGCTGATACTGGCTAGAGTGCTCAATATACACTCTGAGAGTGGATGGGGTGCCTGTTCATCTTCCGTGAGTAAAAGAGCTGACAGCACAATTACTTGCATTCTAAAGGGGTCGAAAGCACTTTTAGCACGTAACCTTTTCTCAGCCTAAAGACAACTTTACTGTCGTTGGGACCGAAATCCAGACAGAAATGTCTTGACTGATGACTGATGCTAAAGCCAACAGAAGGGCAGTCTTAAGTGAGAGGGCCTGAAGGTCAACTGACTCGAGCGGCTCAAAGGGAGGGCATAGAAGAGACCTGAGCATGGTGGAGAGGATTCAACCTCCTTGAGAAACCTTCTTTGAGAAACTTAATGACCAGGTTGTTTCCCAATTGATTGGCAGTATCATCACACCTATgctcctttttagaaagaaatggtatctgtgaggatttccagtcaggatttagaccgtaccatagtactgagactgctctcattagagttactaatgatttgctcttatcatcagattgtggttgtatctctctattagtgttactggatctcagtgctgcatttgacactattgatcacaatattcttttaaatagactcgaaaattatgtttgCATTAgaggaattgcattggcatggttcaaatcatacttatctgaccgttatcagtttgtatcAGTACCTGACTGATCagtaggaccgttgcttttcactctgtacatgctacccttgggagacaTCATTAgcaagcatggcgttagttttcactgttacgctgatgatactcagctctatatttcctcacaccctgacgaaacttaccaattcaaaaaattaacggaatgcatagctgatataaaaaattggatgactagtaatttcttaatactaaattcagaaaaaaacagaaattctaattattggaccaaaaccgtcttcacgtaataacctagaatactgtctatcacttgatggctgctctgttaagtcttcgtcatcaggtaggaacctgggtgtgctctttgataccaatctttcatttctagcatctgtaaaaccacattctttcatctttaaaatatttctaaactacgacatatgctctcattgacaaatgcagaacagttagttcatgcgttcatgacctcaaggctagattactgtaacgctctactgggtggttgttctgctcgcctgataaataaactacagcagctagagttcttactagaactaggaagtatgaccatattagcccagttctgtcaacactgcattggctctctgttaaacattgtatatattttaaaatcttgctaattacttacaaagcactaaatggtttagctccccagtacctgagcgagctcttaatgcattatagtccttcacgtctattgcgatctcagaattctggacagttgataatacctagaatatcaaaatcaaccgcaggtggtagatccttctcctatttagcacctaaactttggaacagtcttcctatcaCTGTTCGGggagcagacacactctgtcagtttaaatatagactaaaaacacatctctttaacctggcatacacacaaaccattatctacttctataattcagATAGCTGTGGCGCTTTAGTTCAAGAAGAGCGCATGTGAACCAATCGTCTCTTCTGCTTTACTAGTTAcaatatgaaataaacatgaatgaacatcctcaggtatgttgaaagatacagatTGAATTttccatgtactgtacctgataggccccaaattaatcaataatGAATCGAAGGTAATCAAATCGAAATCAAATTCGGATCAAAATCAAATCCAATGGTGAAATTTGTCAACGCCCAGCCCTATAgtgtcaataaatgtttttttgtttgtttgttttgtgggttgttgttttttttattttttttttattttttacaaattttccatttattttattttcagagtTCACCAGAATGCTtcgtttacatgttaaaatcacaaaaatcttATCCTGGGGGAGGATGCCACCAGACCCTCCTTACAATTACTTGACTATATAGATCAAATTTATCCTTGTTTAATGTGTGACGTCATTCATTTTGTCACAAGACAAATAATAGAGATAATGAGATCATGAGGCAGAATGACTGAAGAAAGActttgagaatgaaaccaacctgtttgttcctcagtatcttcatgtttgaCTCTAAATGTTTCTTCGATCTTgatgtcttcactctcctctttaataaatgccatctttataatagtgtgtCACGTGGATCTCAGTCGCTTCTCCAGGagtttctctgtgtgtttgaaCACTCTGTCTTGATTAAGAtgagaataattaacagaaagaaaaacacatctAAACTAAATCTCTGAGTGTGTCTCAATCAGATCTAGTTCAGTAGTTCAGTACACTGGTGAGAGAGTCAGAGTGAAAGTTAATGCAACtgattagacaaaaaaaaaaaaaaaccctcaaaacTAGCActacaaattaataaaagaacacaGATTATACAGACAATTAATATTTAGGCATGTGTAATGTATTGGTTtatggattatatttaataGATTATACTGTCATGAAAACAGTATATTTGTAGAAGTTGTCATTACACACGTTTGTGTTGTTGATCTTGTTGTATTTACACTGGTGAACTGCAGGAGTCGTCAGTGTGATTCAGTGATTCGAGTGATTACAAATTGTGAATCATTTGATTCAATTGAATCTGAATTGGTTTAGAAAAGCTCAGTTTTTCTATCATTACCTGCCAGATACCAAACAACGTGTTTATCATGAACTGATTCACAATATAGGGAACGAGATGAGACACTCTTTTTCTGTTACTTGTGTAGATTTGCtttacttgtaaaaaaaaaaaaatctatgttcattaatgttattaaatacattataatgttacattaaaaaaataattaattcatttcatttaatttcaagttctctAAAAAAAATTTCCAAAAGGATTGTACTGagttaaacactttaaatgattaaaaacacaaacctttcttcagcaGAATCACAGATACAGGAGTGGGCGCAGCCTTATGACATCATGTCgccacaccaaaataaaagtcctctCAGATTCATACGCAGGTACACATTtacaaacataattttattCCTAATAATATTCCTCTATGGAATAACAGATACATACTGAAAAGTAACAAATCTGTCTTCTATAAGGAACATGAGCTGTCTTGTCTTTCAGTTGTAATGCTGTTTTACATGAGCACTTTTGTTTAATCAATGAactacattaaagggttagttcacccaaaaatgaaaattctgtcatttattactcacactcatgccgttccagacccgtaagacctttgttaatcttcggaacacaaattgaaatatttttgtttaaatccgatggctccgtgagggctgcatagggagcaataacatttcctctctcaagatccataaatgaGAGATCAAAATAGTTTCAATATCCAGTTACACCTGTAGGAAACTCTCTGGTGAAGATCAGGAGACATTGTGAATCTTCAGCAGGATCCAGAGATCAAACTGTCGCGCTGCAGTCATGAAGTCTGACTAAAGCAGTCAAACTCTGTGGTTTTATTCAGATTTTAGGAGGCCGTCCTTACAGGTGAAGACAAAGCAAAAGATGTGAGCAGTTCTAGGAagagtttcatcagcagaactACAGCACTCATTATCATAGAGATCAGGGAAAGTCACACCTTCAGCCGCTGCATTCACACTTAACTCAGGTATTGATCCGCATCAAAAATCAGCACCAATTACAGTAATGGGACAGGAGCATCAAGAGCATCACAGACAAAAGAAAGTGACAGCCTCACTTACTATGATTTTACATTTGAGTTCACACATACCTCAAGCAAAGGAGattcattttaagattttaagtgACGTTTATCCTCTTGCTGACATCCTGAGTCTACGATTTAACATTGACCAAAATAATTGTGTCTTTTACGGTGACCAGGAGGGTACATGTTCAGTTCAGTTAGTTTTGTCATAGCCTTTGTTAGGAAATAAACGTATATTATTTGGAAAGATTAAGAAGAATACAAATAGTCATCGTAAACTATGTTAATTCTTGCTACATTCTtaatacataaagcaaaattCATCAAGAATCAATCtcttttcaaaaacaacatttcagaaatgtacaattCTAGGATAATACAAATCATTCAGTTAGCTAACATCATGTATTCATTTAGGCCGAAAAATGAGCTTGTTAAAGCAAGGTTGTAATCTCAGTAAGAGACTGGATACAAattctgtgggatgtgctgaacaaacaagtccgatccatggaggctccacctcgtaacttacaggacttgaaggatctgctgctaacatcttgatGCAGATAcaacagcacaccttcaggggtctagaggagtccatgcctcgacgggtcagggctgttttgacagcaaacacaatattaggaaggtggtcataatgttatgcctgatcgtgTATATGGGTGTAACGCTTCACTAGATGAAAAGAACTTTGAAGCGTAACAAAGCTGCTATAGCATGTAAGAGATTAAAAGGCAGACACACTTTTGATGTTATTGGTGATGGGATGGACTTTTTTGGATTTGAGATTGAGCCTGAGGAGAGCTACTCTGCAGAAAAATAAGTCATGGACTACTTGAGGCCAGGGGGATATGAGCTTGAGATACTGAAACAGTTCTCAAACATCAAGAACATTTTCTTAAAGTACAACATTCTGACTCCATCTAACACACATGTAGAGCGGCTTTTTAGTTTGGGTGGTTTGGTGCTCATGCCTAGAAGAACAGACTGTCTGACAAGAGATTTGAGAAGCTTCTGTTAATGCAAAACAACCACTGTTTCATTGgcaacattttatgttttgtaaaaCCAGTGTTTGCTGATCTAGTGCTGTTAAAGTCAGAGGAGAACAttgctttactttttttatttttgatatgaTGGAGGAATATGCAGAAGCATTAGTTAAAAGattacaaaaaattacaaaaaactcaGAAGAGAATTATTTTTTAGTTACAGGGCTAAAAAGTCAGGAGAGACTGgctttgtttattttctaagTGGAATATTCAGAAAAGCAAGTAAAATATTTGAAAGTTGGAGTTAAACGTCAGAAGAGACTGGCttaattttgtttgtgttgtgagtatGCATGTCCCAATAAAGTTAATTGATGAGCAGGCTAAAgagtttttatgttgttttttgtttgttttttcatgagGGGGTGGAATGGGGGGCTAGTAACTTAAATTACTTTTGAAATAAAGTAATCAGAACAGTAACttgattacttttaaaaatgagtaatcagtaatttaattacatttccaGAGTACTTCCACTTGCACAACACTGTAAACTATATATCAATTCTTGAGGAATTGGAaattctggaaaaaaatataaagcaaaatGAATCTTGACCTAACCTCTTTTGTTTCTCAAAACTTTATAACTGGAGGTAAATATTACTTTCTTACAATTTATGATAAATAATGAGTTATTgagattatttaaaattgtgaatgaactgttttcaaatatttatttaataatgtagCAAATGAGCCAATAGGGGAAATAATATCttgttataattaatcataaatatttgTATCAGTTGAAATGGTTAGCTTTAGGCAGcagaattaatattacaatcaattattACAAggttacaatcaattaacctgtccGCCCAGCGAACCTTCAGTATTAATTGTTTATCAATTCTCAGAAAGGTTATTTTCATGGCAACTGAGTAACTGAGTACTACTAGAGCATGTAGCAAGATCAGGAATCATTAAAGTGACTTTGATTTGCAAACAGTATATCATAATCAAATACTCATGTGTATTGTGCAtaagttttattaactaaatcacaaacacataactagtctaaacaaacacatacacacaaatcacacatacacacgtgggtaaagtaaaagtgtaaaagtgaATTAAACCAAAAAAGAAGTGTGAATGAAGCTATGGAAAGAGTCAAGTTAACCATCTGAAAGAACCATCAGTTTTGTAATTCACCTTGTTAAAAGGGATATATATCTTACAATAACCTTTGTTTAGTTAGTTAAATGTATGATACTTGCAATGCTTTAGCCATTGAACGAGTGTCCGGAGATACAGTctgttaaatataaaataattttatttgatcTGTTCAGTTGATACAATAATTTAAACTTTCTGAACAGgatttggtttttttttgttttttttatcctgaTCAAAAACTTTACATGCTGTTGTTCTTAAAGGATTGTGTTTCCTTcttgagcatcagtgaatgttttcaCCCTTTGTAATAGTTATTGTGTGAGTCCATTAGTTGTCTTCAGTGTaaaaaagatggatctcaaaactATA
The Ctenopharyngodon idella isolate HZGC_01 chromosome 4, HZGC01, whole genome shotgun sequence genome window above contains:
- the LOC127511113 gene encoding gastrula zinc finger protein XlCGF57.1-like isoform X1, whose product is MAFIKEESEDIKIEETFRVKHEDTEEQTDLMALKEESQELNEMEEKYQYEKCHDFMTGEKSVSYSQTHKTETRNLQMRVHTGEKPFTCQQCGKSFGRKDSLKVHMRVHTGLKPFTCKLCGKSFSLKGNLKTHMIVHTRERPFVCNHCGKSFTQKKSLTIHLRVHTGESPFTCKQCGKSFNEKQGLEDHLKIHAGEKSVVCLQCGKSFTQKKNLKAHLRLHTGEKPHTCKLCGKSFSLNGSLKVHMRVHTGERPFICSQCGNNFKQKRDLNAHMTIHTGEKPYTCKLCDKSFTQKENFKTHMTIHTGEKPFVCDQCGKSFRCKEYLNHHMKIHSGEKCFICHQCERSFSDRNHLENHVKIHIGEKPFMCHHCGKSFTNRANLKIHIRVHTGEKPFTCPQCGKSFMIKGDLNIHMRVHSGEQPYKCLQCEKSFTDRNHLEKHVKIHIGEKPFMCHHCGKGFAYRANLEYHLRIHTGEKPFTCPQCGRSFTVKGNLKLHMRVHTGEKPYKCLLCEKSFTIKGNLNIHMRVHTGEKPYKCLQCEECFTYHISLKQHLKSHSGKKLPFSSV